A single Denticeps clupeoides chromosome 7, fDenClu1.1, whole genome shotgun sequence DNA region contains:
- the prkar1b gene encoding cAMP-dependent protein kinase type I-beta regulatory subunit isoform X2, with product MLLLSAGGMEECKQVLLRQKSSSQSDSHDDEVSPPPPNPVVKARRRRGGVSAEVYTEEDAVSYVRKVIPKDYKTMTALARAISKNVLFAHLDDNERSDIFDAMFPVTHIAGETVIQQGDEGDNFYVIDQGEVDVYVNGEWVTSIGEGGSFGELALIYGTPRAATVKAKTDLKLWGIDRDSYRRILMGSTLRKRKMYEEFLSKVSILESLEKWERLTVADALEPVQFEDGEKIVVQGEPGDDFFIITEGTASVLQRRSDNEEYVEVGRLGPSDYFGEIALLLNRPRAATVVARGPLKCVKLDRPRFERVLGPCSEILKRNIQRYNSFISLTV from the exons ATGCTTCTTTTGAGTGCGGGAGGGATG GAGGAGTGCAAGCAAGTTCTTCTCCGTCAGAAGTCCAGCTCTCAGTCGGACTCTCACGATGACGAGGTTTCCCCACCGCCCCCAAACCCTGTGGTCAAAGCCCGTCGACGCCGGGGAGGGGTGAGCGCCGAAGTCTACACCGAGGAGGATGCCGTCAGCTACGTCAGGAAG GTGATTCCGAAGGACTACAAGACGATGACCGCCCTGGCCAGGGCCATCTCAAAGAATGTGCTGTTTGCCCACCTGGACGACAACGAGCGCAG TGATATTTTTGATGCCATGTTTCCTGTCACACACATAGCAGGAGAGACAGTCATCCAgcaag GCGACGAGGGCGATAATTTCTACGTGATTGACCAGGGGGAGGTGGAC GTGTATGTGAATGGGGAGTGGGTGACCAGCATTGGGGAGGGCGGCAGTTTTGGTGAGCTGGCGTTGATCTACGGGACCCCTCGTGCCGCTACGGTCAAAGCCAAGACTGACCTCAAGCTATGGGGCATCGACCGTGACAGTTACCGCCGTATCCTCATG ggGAGCAcactgaggaagaggaagatgtaTGAAGAGTTCCTGAGTAAGGTGTCCATCCTTG AGTCCTTGGAAAAGTGGGAACGTTTGACGGTTGCTGATGCTCTCGAGCCAGTGCAATTTGAGGATGGGGAGAAGATTGTGGTGCAGGGCGAGCCAGGGGATGATTTCTTCATCATCACagag GGTACAGCCTCTGTCCTGCAGCGGCGCTCTGACAATGAGGAGTACGTGGAAGTCGGTCGCCTTGGACCGTCAGACTACTTTG GTGAGATCGCTCTGCTGCTGAACAGGCCTCGCGCCGCGACGGTGGTGGCCCGCGGGCCGCTGAAGTGCGTGAAGCTGGACCGGCCGCGGTTCGAGCGCGTCCTGGGCCCGTGCTCCGAGATCCTAAAGAGGAACATCCAGAGATACAACAGCTTCATCTCACTCACCGTGTGA
- the prkar1b gene encoding cAMP-dependent protein kinase type I-beta regulatory subunit isoform X1, translating to MATPSSSSNLEEEESLKGCEVFVQKHNIQQILKECIVNLCIAKPERPMKFLREHFEKLEKEECKQVLLRQKSSSQSDSHDDEVSPPPPNPVVKARRRRGGVSAEVYTEEDAVSYVRKVIPKDYKTMTALARAISKNVLFAHLDDNERSDIFDAMFPVTHIAGETVIQQGDEGDNFYVIDQGEVDVYVNGEWVTSIGEGGSFGELALIYGTPRAATVKAKTDLKLWGIDRDSYRRILMGSTLRKRKMYEEFLSKVSILESLEKWERLTVADALEPVQFEDGEKIVVQGEPGDDFFIITEGTASVLQRRSDNEEYVEVGRLGPSDYFGEIALLLNRPRAATVVARGPLKCVKLDRPRFERVLGPCSEILKRNIQRYNSFISLTV from the exons ATGgccaccccctcctcctcctccaatcTGGAAGAAGAGGAGAGTCTGAAGGGCTGCGAGGTCTTCGTGCAGAAGCACAACATCCAGCAGATCCTGAAAGAGTGCATTGTCAATCTGTGCATCGCCAAGCCTGAGCGTCCTATGAAATTCCTTCGGGAACACTTTGAAAAACTGGAGAAG GAGGAGTGCAAGCAAGTTCTTCTCCGTCAGAAGTCCAGCTCTCAGTCGGACTCTCACGATGACGAGGTTTCCCCACCGCCCCCAAACCCTGTGGTCAAAGCCCGTCGACGCCGGGGAGGGGTGAGCGCCGAAGTCTACACCGAGGAGGATGCCGTCAGCTACGTCAGGAAG GTGATTCCGAAGGACTACAAGACGATGACCGCCCTGGCCAGGGCCATCTCAAAGAATGTGCTGTTTGCCCACCTGGACGACAACGAGCGCAG TGATATTTTTGATGCCATGTTTCCTGTCACACACATAGCAGGAGAGACAGTCATCCAgcaag GCGACGAGGGCGATAATTTCTACGTGATTGACCAGGGGGAGGTGGAC GTGTATGTGAATGGGGAGTGGGTGACCAGCATTGGGGAGGGCGGCAGTTTTGGTGAGCTGGCGTTGATCTACGGGACCCCTCGTGCCGCTACGGTCAAAGCCAAGACTGACCTCAAGCTATGGGGCATCGACCGTGACAGTTACCGCCGTATCCTCATG ggGAGCAcactgaggaagaggaagatgtaTGAAGAGTTCCTGAGTAAGGTGTCCATCCTTG AGTCCTTGGAAAAGTGGGAACGTTTGACGGTTGCTGATGCTCTCGAGCCAGTGCAATTTGAGGATGGGGAGAAGATTGTGGTGCAGGGCGAGCCAGGGGATGATTTCTTCATCATCACagag GGTACAGCCTCTGTCCTGCAGCGGCGCTCTGACAATGAGGAGTACGTGGAAGTCGGTCGCCTTGGACCGTCAGACTACTTTG GTGAGATCGCTCTGCTGCTGAACAGGCCTCGCGCCGCGACGGTGGTGGCCCGCGGGCCGCTGAAGTGCGTGAAGCTGGACCGGCCGCGGTTCGAGCGCGTCCTGGGCCCGTGCTCCGAGATCCTAAAGAGGAACATCCAGAGATACAACAGCTTCATCTCACTCACCGTGTGA